One Candidatus Methylomirabilota bacterium DNA segment encodes these proteins:
- a CDS encoding AroM family protein, whose amino-acid sequence MRPIVGMITIGQSPRSDVVPDMVEILGPGVEIRERGALDGLSPREIAALAPEPDDDLLVTRLADGSSVFVAKRHMVARVQARIDELEAGGVAMTALLCTGAFPRFRSRRPFVEPQEVLLGLLRGLSWEGRLGILTPSVPHVPQTEARWRSAGFDPVVVPLSPYEEEDPAALHDARAALSDGKAGLVVMDCIGFRRKTRDILQRELGVPVLVANLLVARVVAELCGL is encoded by the coding sequence ATGCGCCCCATCGTCGGCATGATCACCATCGGTCAATCGCCGCGCTCGGACGTGGTGCCCGACATGGTCGAGATCCTCGGCCCGGGTGTGGAGATCCGCGAGCGGGGCGCTCTGGATGGCCTGTCTCCACGGGAGATCGCCGCCCTCGCCCCGGAACCCGACGACGACCTCCTCGTCACGCGCCTCGCCGACGGCTCGAGCGTGTTCGTGGCCAAGCGCCACATGGTGGCACGCGTGCAGGCGCGCATAGACGAGCTCGAAGCCGGCGGCGTGGCCATGACCGCGCTGCTCTGCACGGGCGCCTTCCCGCGCTTCCGCTCGCGGCGCCCCTTCGTCGAGCCCCAGGAGGTCCTGCTCGGTCTTCTGCGCGGCCTGTCGTGGGAAGGGCGGCTGGGCATCCTCACCCCCTCGGTCCCTCACGTCCCCCAGACGGAGGCGCGCTGGCGCTCCGCGGGCTTCGACCCCGTCGTGGTGCCGCTCTCACCGTATGAGGAGGAGGATCCGGCCGCCCTTCACGACGCCCGGGCGGCTCTGAGCGATGGCAAGGCCGGGCTCGTCGTCATGGATTGCATCGGGTTCAGGCGGAAGACGCGCGACATCCTCCAGCGCGAGCTCGGCGTCCCCGTGCTCGTCGCCAATCTCCTGGTCGCCCGCGTGGTGGCGGAGCTGTGCGGGCTCTGA
- a CDS encoding ABC transporter permease, translating to MRALSRVPPAALLLGPLVLLLVVFFSAPLALMLGISFTRESFGQISWQPTLLQYARFFSDTFYLGVLWDTLVLGAITTAAALVMGYPLAWHLARTTSRWKPVLLVFVLSPLLVGIVIRCYGWMILLADRGLVNAMLIDGGWRAKPLPLMYNRFGVTVALLHVFLPFMVLSLTGVLKRLDPHLLEAAMTLGASPLRAFLEVTLPLSLPGILAGSLLVFSLAISSFVVPILLGGFKVQVLPMIIYEQMLSVFDWPFGAANAFVLLVLSVALIALYIRATERALRGIR from the coding sequence GTGCGGGCTCTGAGCCGGGTGCCGCCCGCGGCCCTCCTCCTCGGGCCGCTCGTCCTGCTTCTCGTGGTCTTCTTCAGCGCCCCCTTGGCCCTGATGCTCGGGATCAGCTTCACGCGCGAGTCCTTCGGCCAGATCTCGTGGCAGCCCACGCTCCTGCAGTACGCGCGCTTCTTCTCCGACACCTTCTATCTGGGCGTGCTCTGGGACACCCTGGTCCTGGGCGCCATCACCACGGCGGCCGCCCTCGTCATGGGGTATCCGCTCGCCTGGCACCTCGCGCGGACGACGAGCCGCTGGAAGCCGGTGCTCCTCGTCTTCGTCCTCTCGCCGCTCCTCGTGGGCATCGTCATCCGCTGCTACGGCTGGATGATCCTGCTCGCCGACCGCGGCCTCGTCAACGCCATGCTGATCGATGGGGGCTGGCGCGCCAAGCCGCTGCCCCTCATGTACAACCGGTTCGGCGTCACCGTGGCCCTTCTGCATGTCTTCCTGCCCTTCATGGTCCTGTCGCTCACCGGCGTGCTCAAGCGCCTCGACCCCCATCTGCTCGAGGCCGCCATGACGCTCGGCGCCTCGCCCCTGCGCGCCTTCCTCGAGGTGACGCTGCCCCTCTCCCTGCCCGGGATCCTGGCCGGCTCGCTCCTCGTCTTCTCGCTGGCCATCAGCTCCTTCGTGGTGCCCATCCTGCTGGGCGGGTTCAAGGTCCAGGTCCTGCCCATGATCATTTACGAGCAGATGCTCTCGGTCTTCGACTGGCCCTTCGGCGCCGCCAACGCCTTCGTCCTCCTCGTGCTGTCCGTGGCCCTGATCGCCCTCTACATCCGCGCCACCGAGCGCGCCCTCCGGGGCATTCGCTGA
- a CDS encoding ABC transporter permease: MLRAVTAAVYAFLLLPLVVVVLAAFNAGNYFTFPPQGFSLKWFANFFARREFMQALWLSTHLGVATAALSVLIGLPAAVALVRGRFRGRDGLNAFVMSPLLLPQILTGVAMLQFFTMLGWAQTYWALLIGHVVVTAPYVIRTASATLYHFDPALEEAAQSLGASPLRAFFEVTLGVIKPGVVAGAIFAFAISFDNFTLSLFLTAAGLTPLPIELFAYLKYSFDPTAAAVSAFAIGVVLVLVLGIARLMGLEEFAGF, from the coding sequence ATGCTGCGCGCCGTCACCGCGGCCGTGTACGCCTTCCTGCTCCTCCCCCTGGTGGTGGTGGTGCTGGCCGCCTTCAACGCCGGCAACTACTTCACCTTTCCCCCGCAGGGGTTCTCGCTCAAGTGGTTCGCCAACTTCTTTGCCCGCCGGGAGTTCATGCAAGCGCTCTGGCTGTCGACCCATCTGGGCGTCGCCACCGCGGCGCTCTCCGTCTTGATCGGCCTCCCCGCCGCCGTGGCCCTCGTGCGCGGACGCTTCCGGGGCCGCGACGGCCTCAACGCGTTCGTCATGTCTCCGCTTCTGCTTCCCCAGATCCTGACCGGGGTGGCCATGCTCCAGTTCTTCACCATGCTGGGGTGGGCGCAGACGTACTGGGCGCTCCTCATCGGCCACGTGGTGGTCACGGCGCCCTACGTGATCCGGACCGCCTCGGCCACCCTCTACCACTTCGACCCGGCCCTCGAGGAGGCGGCGCAGAGCCTGGGCGCCTCTCCCCTCCGCGCCTTCTTCGAGGTCACCCTCGGCGTGATCAAGCCGGGTGTGGTGGCCGGGGCGATCTTCGCCTTCGCGATCTCCTTCGACAACTTCACGCTCTCGCTCTTCCTGACCGCGGCCGGGCTCACCCCGCTGCCCATCGAGCTCTTCGCGTATCTCAAGTACTCGTTCGACCCCACGGCCGCGGCCGTCTCCGCCTTCGCCATCGGGGTGGTCCTCGTCCTCGTCCTGGGTATCGCCCGGCTCATGGGCCTCGAAGAGTTCGCCGGCTTCTGA
- a CDS encoding DUF917 domain-containing protein, with the protein MPPLRPVSLDEIESIAIGAWILGTGGGGSPYLALLNLRRLYREGTVVSLMDPAGLADDDRVAVVSNMGAPLVGQERLTDPRTIAQAVLMMEEVIGQRFRAVMSLEIGGGNSLQPFMAAALLGLPVVDADCMGRAFPEAQMTSFAIHDLRMYPLTLVDVRDNAVVVARAASWKWMERLSRTACVAVGSIASTCKAPRTGKEVKECAILYSTSKALRIGQAVRAARRAHEDPIQAVLALEGGLRLFTGKIQDVDRRATEGFLRGTATLDGLDDFRGRTMRLAFQNEFAVAWLDGAPRATTPDLICVLDTVSGDAIGTETLRYGQRVTVIALPAPPILLTPKGIEHVGPRAFGYDLEFVSVFA; encoded by the coding sequence ATGCCGCCCCTCCGCCCCGTCAGTCTCGACGAGATCGAGTCGATCGCCATCGGGGCCTGGATTCTCGGCACGGGCGGCGGGGGCAGCCCGTACCTGGCCCTCCTCAATCTGCGGCGCCTGTATCGGGAGGGCACCGTCGTGTCCCTCATGGATCCGGCCGGGCTCGCCGACGACGATCGTGTCGCCGTGGTCTCCAACATGGGGGCGCCTCTCGTCGGCCAGGAGCGGCTGACCGATCCCCGGACCATCGCCCAGGCCGTCCTCATGATGGAGGAGGTGATCGGGCAGCGCTTCCGCGCCGTCATGTCCCTCGAGATCGGCGGGGGCAACTCGCTCCAGCCCTTCATGGCGGCCGCCCTGCTCGGCTTGCCCGTGGTGGACGCAGACTGCATGGGCCGCGCCTTTCCCGAGGCGCAGATGACGAGCTTCGCCATCCATGATCTGCGGATGTACCCGCTCACCCTCGTGGATGTCCGTGACAATGCCGTGGTGGTGGCGCGCGCGGCCTCGTGGAAGTGGATGGAGCGGCTCTCCCGGACGGCCTGCGTGGCCGTCGGCTCCATCGCCTCCACCTGCAAGGCCCCGCGCACCGGCAAAGAGGTCAAGGAGTGCGCCATCCTCTATTCCACCTCCAAGGCGCTCCGCATCGGCCAGGCGGTGCGCGCGGCCCGGCGGGCGCATGAGGATCCGATCCAGGCCGTGCTGGCCCTCGAAGGCGGCCTGCGTCTCTTCACGGGCAAGATCCAGGACGTCGACCGCCGCGCCACCGAGGGATTCCTGCGCGGCACGGCCACCCTCGACGGCCTCGACGACTTCCGCGGCCGGACGATGCGGCTGGCCTTCCAGAACGAGTTCGCGGTGGCCTGGCTGGACGGGGCGCCCCGCGCCACCACGCCCGATCTGATCTGCGTGCTCGACACCGTCTCCGGCGATGCCATCGGCACCGAGACGCTCCGGTACGGTCAGCGCGTCACCGTGATCGCGCTCCCCGCCCCGCCCATCCTGCTGACGCCCAAGGGGATCGAGCACGTCGGCCCGCGCGCCTTCGGCTACGACCTCGAGTTCGTCTCCGTGTTCGCCTGA
- a CDS encoding hydantoinase/oxoprolinase family protein, producing MRRIGIDVGGTNTDAVLLEDDRVVHAVKTPTTPDVTGGIVNALELLTASLPEGGGVVDAVMIGTTHFTNAVVQRRDLTAVAAVRIGLPASASLPPFEDWPEDLARLVRGEVFMVEGGHEYDGRPIVPLDTAAVRQAARRIRERSLTAVAIASVFSPLNPTCEEEAARILRDECPGLSVTCSHDLGRIGLLERENATLLNACLVDLASRTTQGFMEALARSKIRAPLYITQNDGTVLPAEQARQFPVYSFASGPTNSMRGAAFLSKRDDAIVVDVGGTTTDIGALRHGFPREANNVVEIGGVRTLFRMPDLLSLGLGGGSLVAPEPLAVGPLSVGFRLTERARVFGGPDLTVTDIGVAARLVDLGARERVADLPAPLVERTLARISAMIEEGVDRMKTEAAPVPLIAVGGGCFVIPERLAGVSEVVHVPHQAVANAVGAAIAQVSGEVDQIFQGLSREEAIARARMLAEERAVRAGADPTSLQVVEVEDLPLAYLPGNSLRTRVRVVGDIASH from the coding sequence ATGCGGCGCATCGGCATCGACGTGGGCGGGACCAATACCGACGCGGTGCTGCTCGAGGACGATCGCGTCGTGCACGCGGTCAAGACGCCGACCACGCCCGATGTCACGGGGGGCATCGTGAACGCCCTCGAGCTCTTGACGGCTTCGTTGCCCGAGGGCGGGGGCGTGGTGGACGCCGTGATGATCGGGACCACGCACTTCACCAATGCGGTGGTCCAGCGGCGTGACCTGACCGCGGTCGCCGCCGTGCGTATCGGGCTGCCGGCCAGCGCGTCGCTCCCGCCCTTCGAGGACTGGCCGGAGGATCTGGCCCGCCTGGTGCGAGGCGAGGTGTTCATGGTCGAAGGGGGGCACGAGTACGACGGACGCCCCATCGTCCCGCTCGACACCGCGGCGGTCCGTCAGGCCGCACGTCGGATCCGCGAGCGCAGCTTGACGGCGGTGGCCATCGCCTCCGTGTTCTCGCCCCTCAACCCAACCTGCGAGGAAGAGGCCGCGCGCATCTTGCGGGATGAGTGCCCCGGTCTCTCCGTCACCTGCTCGCACGATCTGGGGAGGATCGGCCTCCTCGAGCGGGAGAACGCGACCCTGCTGAACGCCTGCCTGGTCGACCTGGCGAGCCGGACTACTCAGGGCTTCATGGAGGCGCTCGCTCGGAGCAAGATTCGCGCACCCCTCTACATCACCCAGAACGACGGCACCGTGCTCCCGGCCGAGCAGGCGCGGCAATTCCCCGTCTACAGCTTCGCCTCGGGGCCCACCAATAGCATGCGCGGCGCCGCCTTCCTGTCGAAGCGCGACGATGCCATCGTGGTGGACGTGGGCGGGACCACCACGGACATCGGCGCCCTGCGCCACGGCTTTCCGCGCGAGGCCAATAACGTGGTCGAGATCGGCGGCGTCCGGACGCTCTTCCGCATGCCCGACCTGCTCTCGCTCGGGCTCGGCGGCGGCAGCCTGGTTGCTCCCGAGCCGCTCGCCGTGGGACCGCTGAGCGTCGGGTTTCGGCTGACCGAGCGGGCCCGCGTCTTCGGCGGCCCCGACCTGACCGTCACCGACATCGGCGTGGCCGCCCGGCTCGTCGACCTGGGCGCGCGGGAGCGCGTGGCTGATCTTCCCGCGCCGCTCGTGGAGCGGACACTCGCGCGCATCTCCGCCATGATCGAGGAAGGCGTGGACAGGATGAAGACGGAGGCGGCGCCCGTGCCTCTCATCGCCGTCGGGGGCGGCTGCTTCGTCATTCCCGAGCGTCTGGCCGGCGTCTCGGAGGTGGTGCACGTGCCGCATCAGGCCGTGGCCAATGCCGTGGGCGCCGCCATCGCCCAGGTCAGCGGCGAGGTCGACCAGATCTTCCAGGGACTCTCGCGCGAGGAGGCGATTGCCCGGGCGCGGATGCTCGCCGAGGAGCGCGCGGTGCGGGCCGGGGCCGACCCCACGAGCCTCCAGGTGGTCGAGGTCGAGGATTTGCCCTTGGCCTATCTCCCCGGCAACTCGCTGCGCACGCGCGTCAGAGTGGTGGGAGACATCGCCTCGCACTGA
- a CDS encoding carboxymuconolactone decarboxylase family protein, whose product MARLSVLEKNQLTPEFAKYVERAAESGQEQATLFQVLGHCPEMFHAYFQFYFPWHTGGAVDPVLKELVRIKMAQLNDCFT is encoded by the coding sequence ATGGCGCGTCTCAGCGTCTTGGAAAAAAATCAGCTCACTCCTGAATTTGCGAAATACGTCGAGCGCGCGGCCGAGAGTGGGCAGGAGCAGGCGACCCTGTTCCAGGTCTTGGGCCACTGCCCGGAGATGTTCCACGCCTACTTTCAGTTTTACTTCCCCTGGCACACGGGCGGCGCGGTGGACCCGGTGCTCAAAGAGCTCGTCCGGATCAAGATGGCGCAGCTCAACGACTGCTTTACCTGA
- a CDS encoding amidohydrolase family protein, which translates to MTETSVHFTLLTAARLLDGTGATPIEHAALLMEGDRIVSFGRQTDVRVAVGASVDRKDYAGGTILPGLVDAHTHLVAPGDGTLGDDVAKEDDDILLLQAAKNARTLLHSGVTTLRENGAKGQVAFSLREGIRRQLAPGPRMVICGRPISITGGHMGYFGSEADGEAAVRAEVRKLLKEGADYIKIVASGGSTRTSDPNRASYTVPELVAMTDEAHRHGKLTAAHCTSAQSVQNCLDADVDMIIHCIFTEPDGTYRFRPDLVERLVAAKAWVNPTLYVMKAGIERLREAREREGQLTPELVAKLEDSRRALDVRIDAVRRMSEAGVRMTAGSDSPWGWYAPGEFVHEIHMLAQAGLSYSDAIVAGTAGAAASIGVGALAGRLAPGRRADVMVVRGDPTREITALWDVLDVYQAGRRIDRGVR; encoded by the coding sequence ATGACTGAGACATCCGTGCACTTCACGCTGCTCACGGCCGCACGTCTCCTCGATGGGACCGGCGCCACGCCCATCGAGCATGCCGCGCTGCTCATGGAGGGCGATCGGATCGTGAGCTTCGGTCGCCAGACCGATGTCCGCGTGGCCGTCGGCGCCTCGGTGGACCGAAAAGACTATGCCGGGGGCACCATTCTTCCCGGCCTGGTGGACGCGCACACGCATCTCGTCGCGCCGGGCGATGGCACGCTCGGCGACGATGTCGCCAAGGAAGACGACGACATCCTGCTCCTGCAGGCGGCCAAGAATGCCCGCACGCTCCTCCATTCGGGAGTGACGACGCTGCGCGAGAACGGCGCCAAGGGTCAGGTGGCTTTCTCCCTCCGCGAGGGCATACGGCGCCAGCTCGCCCCCGGGCCGCGCATGGTCATCTGCGGGCGCCCCATCTCGATCACGGGTGGGCACATGGGCTATTTCGGCTCCGAGGCCGACGGCGAGGCCGCGGTGCGCGCGGAGGTGCGGAAGCTGCTCAAGGAGGGCGCGGACTACATCAAGATCGTGGCGAGCGGCGGCTCCACGCGCACCTCCGATCCGAACCGCGCCTCGTACACCGTGCCCGAGCTGGTAGCCATGACCGACGAGGCCCATCGCCACGGCAAGCTCACGGCCGCCCATTGCACCTCGGCGCAGTCCGTCCAGAACTGTCTCGACGCGGATGTGGACATGATCATCCACTGCATCTTCACGGAGCCCGACGGCACCTACCGGTTCCGGCCCGATCTGGTGGAGCGGCTGGTCGCGGCCAAGGCCTGGGTCAATCCGACGCTCTACGTGATGAAGGCCGGGATCGAAAGACTCCGCGAAGCGCGCGAGCGGGAAGGGCAGCTCACTCCGGAGCTCGTGGCGAAGCTCGAAGACTCCCGGCGGGCCCTCGACGTGCGGATCGATGCCGTGCGGCGGATGAGCGAGGCGGGTGTCCGGATGACGGCGGGCTCGGACTCGCCCTGGGGCTGGTATGCCCCCGGCGAGTTCGTGCACGAGATCCACATGCTCGCCCAGGCGGGGCTCTCGTATTCGGATGCCATCGTGGCCGGCACCGCGGGCGCGGCGGCCTCCATCGGCGTGGGCGCGCTGGCCGGGCGCCTCGCCCCCGGCCGGCGCGCCGACGTCATGGTGGTGCGCGGCGATCCGACGCGAGAGATCACCGCGCTCTGGGACGTGCTCGACGTCTACCAGGCTGGCCGTCGCATCGACCGCGGAGTGCGTTAG